The Camelus ferus isolate YT-003-E chromosome 4, BCGSAC_Cfer_1.0, whole genome shotgun sequence genome has a segment encoding these proteins:
- the LOC102517314 gene encoding olfactory receptor 1L3 produces MGKLDPDVTAWYSILSATWGISQVSPQRGWKKTVVPVGQLHQAKHTLHYAQRFEERDVGSPGKENTCNSSGSTETVLHKANGCAYKSLGMSNLTRLSEFILLGLSSRPEDQKPLFALFLVIYLVTLMGNLLIILAICSDPQLQNPMYFFLSILSFADICYTTVIIPRMLVNFLSETKTISYAECLAQIDFFLVFGNMDGYLLAAMAIDRYMAICNPFHYVTVMTHRCCVLLLTFFIAFCYLHSLLHVLLVNQLTFCASNVIHHFFCDIYPVLKLACSSTAVNEVVAMTEGLASVMAPFVCIVISYLRILIAVLNTPSAAGKRKAFSTCSSHLTVVTLFYGSISYVYFQPLSSYTFKNRIATIIYTVLTPMLNPFIYSLRNKDMKRGLEKLLSRNKSQMDRLSTAKANRTLGP; encoded by the exons ATGGGGAAACTGGATCCAGATGTCACTGCCTGGTACTCCATCCTTAGTGCTACATGGGGCATCTCCCAGGTAAGCCCTCAGAGAGGTTGGAAGAAAACTGTTGTCCCCGTTGGACAACTACATCAGGCTAAACACACATTGCACTATGCCCAGAGGTTCGAGGAAAGGGATGTGGGGTCACCTGGGAAGGAGAACACTTGTAATTCCTCTGGATCCACGGAGACGGTTCTGCACAAAGCTAATGGAT GTGCATACAAGTCCCTGGGAATGTCCAACCTGACAAGACTCTCTGAATTCATCCTCTTGGGACTCTCCTCTCGCCCCGAGGATCAGAAGCCACTCTTTGCTCTCTTTCTTGTCATATATCTGGTCACCTTGATGGGAAATCTGCTCATCATCTTGGCTATCTGCTCTGACCCTCAACTCCAAAAccccatgtatttcttcctgaGCATCTTGTCCTTTGCCGATATTTGCTACACAACTGTTATCATCCCCAGGATGTTGGTGAACTTCTTATCAGAGACAAAGACCATTTCCTATGCTGAATGTCTGGCACAGATAGATTTCTTCCTAGTCTTTGGAAACATGGACGGTTATCTCCTAGCAGCTATGGCCATTGACCGCTACATGGCCATTTGTAACCCTTTCCACTATGTCACTGTTATGACCCACAGATGTTGTGTGTTGCTGCTGACCTTCTTCATAGCTTTCTGTTACCTTCACTCCCTCTTACATGTCCTCCTGGTGAATCAGCTCACCTTTTGTGCATCAAATGTTATCCATCACTTTTTTTGCGATATCTACCCTGTTCTGAAGCTGGCCTGCTCTTCTACCGCTGTCAATGAAGTTGTCGCCATGACAGAAGGGCTGGCCTCGGTGATGGCCCCCTTTGTCTGCATCGTCATCTCTTACCTGAGAATCCTCATTGCTGTCCTCAATACTCCCTCAGCTGCTGGAAAACGcaaagccttctccacctgcagcTCCCATCTCACTGTGGTGACGCTGTTTTATGGGAGCATTAGCTATGTCTACTTCCAGCCACTGTCCAGCTACACTTTCAAGAACCGGATAGCAACCATCATTTACACTGTATTGACACCCATGTTGAACCCGTTTATCTACAGTTTAAGAAACAAAGACATGAAACGGGGCTTAGAGAAATTGCTAAGCAGGAATAAGTCTCAAATGGATAGGCTTTCTACTGCAAAAGCCAACAGAACCCTTGGACCCTGA